A genomic region of Nostoc sp. UHCC 0702 contains the following coding sequences:
- a CDS encoding tetratricopeptide repeat protein — protein sequence MKGLKLAVAIIALATLTLTPKAEAKSLFNNPQTPASKVTAQLPNSKIENSSQTEDYLKRGFDRFESKDYQGAIEDFNQVLKIEPKNIYAYVGRGASKLLLEQFEAAKLDFDTALEINPDISIAYYFRGIANYALKDKPGAIADFRKASTLFKQEGKLELAQKADNAVKEVEAS from the coding sequence ATGAAAGGTTTGAAATTAGCAGTAGCCATAATTGCATTAGCAACATTGACTTTGACTCCCAAAGCTGAAGCCAAAAGCTTGTTCAACAATCCACAAACACCAGCATCAAAAGTTACTGCACAATTACCCAACTCCAAGATTGAAAATAGCAGTCAAACTGAAGATTACTTAAAACGTGGATTTGACCGCTTTGAGTCCAAAGACTATCAAGGAGCTATAGAAGATTTTAACCAAGTCCTGAAGATTGAACCCAAAAATATTTATGCTTATGTTGGCAGAGGTGCTTCCAAGCTATTATTAGAACAATTTGAAGCAGCAAAGTTAGATTTTGACACAGCTTTAGAAATTAATCCAGATATTTCTATAGCTTACTATTTTCGTGGTATTGCCAACTATGCCTTAAAAGATAAACCAGGAGCGATCGCAGATTTCCGCAAAGCATCTACACTCTTTAAACAAGAAGGCAAACTGGAATTAGCTCAAAAAGCAGATAACGCAGTTAAGGAGGTAGAAGCTAGCTAA
- a CDS encoding hydantoinase B/oxoprolinase family protein — protein sequence MYTTTQPDPVRLEIFKNLYQFIAEQMGIVLQNTAASVNIKERLDFSCAIFDSSGLLVANAPHIPVHLGSMSESVRSLINDKSNTIKPGNVYLSNNPYNGGTHLPDVTAITPVFLESDENILTPLFYVASRGHQSDIGGITPGSMPPHSTTVEEEGILFDNFLLVEQGNFQETQVRHLLANHHYPARNPDQNIADFKAQIAANERGVKELLKMVGQYGLQTVQAYMQFVQDNAEESVRRAIDVLKDGSFIYEMDSGAKIQIKVIIDREQRSATIDFTGTSGQLNSNFNAPKAVTQAAVLYVFRTLVDDSIPLNAGCLKPLEIIIPEGCMLNPTYPAAVVAGNVETSQTIVDALYGALGVMAASQGTMNNFTFGNECYQYYETICGGSGAGVNFNGTDAVHTHMTNSRLTDPEVLETRYPVLVESFSLRSDSGGKGEHSGGDGVVRRIRFLESMTANILSNHRLIPPFGLNGAQAGQVGRNWIQRHDGTQENLDSIATVEMKPGDVFVIETPGGGGFGSTLKS from the coding sequence ATGTACACCACAACTCAACCCGATCCCGTTCGTTTAGAAATATTCAAAAATCTCTATCAATTCATTGCCGAACAAATGGGGATTGTTCTGCAAAACACTGCTGCATCAGTCAATATTAAAGAAAGGCTAGATTTCTCCTGTGCCATTTTCGATTCTTCAGGCTTATTAGTCGCTAATGCCCCCCATATTCCCGTACATTTGGGGTCAATGAGTGAAAGCGTCCGCAGTTTAATTAATGACAAAAGCAACACCATAAAACCAGGCAATGTCTATCTATCCAACAATCCCTATAACGGCGGAACTCACCTTCCAGATGTTACTGCTATAACCCCTGTCTTCCTAGAAAGTGATGAAAATATTCTCACTCCCCTTTTCTATGTTGCTTCTCGCGGACATCAATCTGATATCGGTGGCATTACTCCCGGTTCCATGCCTCCCCACAGTACCACAGTAGAAGAAGAAGGAATTCTCTTTGATAATTTTCTTTTGGTTGAACAGGGAAATTTTCAAGAAACTCAAGTAAGACATTTACTAGCAAATCATCATTATCCTGCACGTAACCCTGACCAAAATATAGCTGATTTTAAAGCACAAATTGCTGCTAATGAAAGAGGAGTTAAAGAACTTCTGAAAATGGTTGGTCAATATGGATTGCAAACAGTCCAAGCATATATGCAATTTGTGCAAGACAATGCTGAAGAATCAGTGAGACGAGCAATTGATGTCCTCAAAGATGGTTCATTTATTTATGAAATGGATAGCGGGGCAAAAATTCAAATTAAAGTCATCATTGACCGCGAACAACGCAGCGCTACTATTGATTTTACTGGCACATCTGGGCAATTAAACAGTAACTTTAATGCTCCTAAAGCTGTCACTCAAGCAGCAGTTTTATATGTCTTCCGCACTTTGGTTGATGATAGTATTCCCCTGAATGCCGGATGTCTAAAACCTTTAGAAATTATTATTCCTGAAGGTTGTATGTTGAACCCAACCTACCCAGCCGCAGTAGTAGCTGGTAATGTGGAGACTTCCCAAACCATTGTTGATGCTTTATATGGTGCATTGGGTGTGATGGCTGCTTCTCAGGGAACGATGAATAATTTTACTTTTGGTAATGAATGCTATCAATATTATGAAACTATCTGCGGTGGTTCAGGGGCAGGAGTTAACTTTAATGGTACCGATGCAGTTCATACTCACATGACTAATTCCCGCTTGACTGATCCAGAAGTATTAGAAACCCGTTATCCTGTACTCGTAGAAAGCTTTAGTCTGCGTTCTGATAGTGGAGGTAAAGGAGAACATTCTGGCGGTGATGGAGTTGTTCGCCGCATCCGCTTTTTAGAATCGATGACAGCTAATATTCTCTCTAACCATAGGTTAATTCCTCCCTTTGGGTTAAATGGTGCCCAAGCGGGACAAGTGGGACGCAACTGGATACAACGTCACGATGGAACCCAAGAAAATTTAGACAGTATAGCCACAGTAGAGATGAAACCTGGGGATGTTTTTGTGATAGAAACCCCTGGAGGCGGAGGATTTGGTTCAACTCTAAAGAGTTAG
- a CDS encoding putative hydro-lyase has translation MLNVSTHPSEIRQLCRDGKLDTPTPGLALGFVQANLVVLPYSLAFDFLLFCQRNPKSCPILDVTEVGNFEPKIIAPGADIRTDLPRYKIFRDGEFIEETTDIRPFWRSDLVAFLIGCSFSFENAMLNSGLIVRHIEENKNVPMYKTNIQCIPTQTFSSPLVVSMRPLPANQVVRAVEVTSRYYKAHGSPVHIGNPEAIGISNLEKPDYGDAVTIYDGEVPVFWACGVTTQAAILQAKPELAITHSPGHMFISDLKDEYLTL, from the coding sequence ATGTTAAATGTTTCTACTCATCCTTCAGAAATCCGCCAGCTTTGTCGAGACGGAAAACTAGATACTCCTACCCCTGGTTTAGCATTAGGGTTTGTGCAAGCTAACTTAGTAGTATTACCATACTCTTTAGCCTTTGATTTTTTACTCTTTTGTCAACGCAATCCCAAGTCTTGCCCCATACTTGATGTCACAGAAGTAGGAAATTTTGAACCTAAAATCATCGCCCCTGGTGCTGATATTAGAACTGACTTACCCCGCTATAAAATTTTTCGTGACGGTGAGTTTATTGAAGAAACAACTGACATTAGACCATTCTGGAGAAGTGATTTAGTAGCTTTTTTAATTGGTTGTTCCTTTTCCTTTGAAAATGCCATGCTCAACTCTGGATTAATAGTAAGGCACATAGAAGAAAATAAAAATGTACCCATGTATAAGACAAATATTCAATGTATTCCTACTCAGACATTTTCTAGTCCCTTAGTAGTTTCCATGCGTCCTCTGCCAGCTAATCAAGTCGTTCGTGCTGTAGAAGTAACCAGTCGTTATTACAAAGCACATGGTTCTCCGGTGCATATTGGCAATCCAGAGGCAATAGGAATTAGCAACTTAGAAAAACCTGATTATGGTGATGCTGTCACAATTTATGATGGTGAAGTTCCTGTTTTTTGGGCTTGCGGAGTCACTACTCAAGCTGCAATTCTTCAAGCAAAACCTGAGCTAGCAATTACTCATTCTCCTGGACATATGTTTATTAGTGATCTAAAGGATGAATATCTTACTTTATAA
- a CDS encoding Nramp family divalent metal transporter, with product MLERLNKLGPGLIVTAAFIGPGTVTTASIAGSKYGFALLWAVVFSTIATIVLQEMSGRLGVVTRQGLGEALRKTTNPILRLFAIILVIAAIFLGNAAFETGNIAGTAIGLEVVSGISFQVWAGIIGVLTFLLLVLGAYQLIEKVLIATVSLMGVVFLLTAIVARPNIGALLTGMVVPSLPHGSLLTVIALIGTTIVPYNLFLHASSVQQKWPQTVPTKQAVAESRFDTIVSIALGGLITLAIVATSAATFATQGTTINSAEIMAQQLEPLLGPAARYFFGLGLFAAGLSSTITAPLATAYATCGALGWKPDIKNSRFRTVWILVLVIGTVLAVTGKNPVESILFAQAANGLLLPVVATFLLIVVNQADLLADFRNQAIANILGIGVVLIATFLGIFQVLKAIGAIAI from the coding sequence ATGTTAGAACGACTCAATAAGTTAGGGCCGGGCTTAATAGTTACTGCTGCCTTTATTGGCCCTGGAACAGTAACCACTGCTAGTATTGCCGGATCAAAATATGGCTTTGCATTGTTGTGGGCAGTTGTCTTTTCCACCATAGCAACTATTGTGCTGCAAGAAATGTCTGGACGCTTGGGTGTAGTCACGCGACAAGGACTTGGAGAAGCCTTGCGAAAGACTACAAACCCAATTTTGCGACTGTTTGCCATCATCCTGGTGATTGCAGCAATTTTCTTAGGCAATGCAGCCTTTGAGACTGGGAATATTGCAGGTACAGCCATCGGTTTAGAAGTGGTGAGTGGTATTTCTTTTCAGGTTTGGGCAGGAATCATCGGTGTATTGACTTTCTTGTTGTTGGTATTGGGGGCTTATCAGCTAATTGAAAAAGTCTTGATTGCAACTGTTAGTTTGATGGGCGTTGTGTTTCTCTTGACTGCCATTGTTGCTCGTCCGAACATAGGTGCATTACTCACAGGAATGGTGGTACCAAGTTTGCCTCATGGTTCACTGCTGACAGTTATCGCTTTGATTGGGACTACAATTGTCCCCTATAACCTGTTTCTCCATGCCAGTTCTGTGCAACAGAAGTGGCCACAGACAGTCCCGACAAAGCAGGCTGTTGCAGAATCGCGGTTTGATACCATCGTTTCTATTGCATTGGGTGGACTGATTACCCTGGCGATTGTAGCAACATCTGCCGCGACCTTTGCAACTCAAGGCACTACCATTAATAGCGCCGAGATAATGGCACAGCAACTCGAACCTTTATTAGGCCCTGCGGCGCGGTATTTTTTTGGACTCGGATTGTTTGCAGCTGGTTTATCTAGCACCATTACTGCACCTTTAGCAACGGCTTATGCTACCTGCGGTGCGTTGGGCTGGAAGCCAGATATTAAAAATAGTCGATTTCGCACCGTGTGGATACTTGTGTTAGTGATTGGAACTGTATTAGCTGTAACTGGGAAAAATCCCGTAGAATCCATCCTATTTGCCCAAGCTGCCAATGGGCTTTTATTGCCCGTTGTCGCAACATTTCTGCTAATTGTCGTCAACCAAGCTGATTTATTGGCTGATTTCCGTAATCAGGCGATCGCTAATATCTTGGGTATCGGCGTTGTTCTCATTGCTACTTTTCTGGGCATTTTTCAAGTTTTGAAAGCAATTGGTGCGATCGCTATCTAG
- a CDS encoding hydantoinase/oxoprolinase family protein gives MLKIFADRGGTFTDIVAVTNNQAIIDRLSNHTERFLIVPLANKEWVIVYKLLSEKPEQYQDAVIQGIRDIIGLANDQPIPDQAIEAVKMGTTVATNALLERDGDRVVLIITKGFKDALRIGYQNRPNIFARQIILPTMLYEQVIEVDERYDANGKELISVNIEQVKKDLQAVYRTGIRSCAIVFMHSDRYPNHEQEVAQIAQEIGFTQISISHQISPLMKLVSRGDTTVVDAYLTPILRRYVNQVSSQLPNIRLMFMKSDGGLTDAEQFQGKDSILSGPAGGIVGAVQTSKRAGFDLVITFDMGGTSTDVAHFKGEYERQLDSEIAGARMRVPVLAINTIAAGGGSILFFDGSSYRVGPESAGSNPGPACYRRDGPLAVTDANVMLGKIHPQYFPSVFGTDGNLPLDQDIVIQKFTQLAQDIATITGNHRTPEQVAAGFIAIAVENMANAIKKISLQRGYDVTEYVLCCFGGAGGQVACLIADTLGMKKIFLHPYAGVLSAYGMGLADVQATRVTGVEQPLTEELIPQIFQLMEFLETQARSEISNNQISIEKVVRKVNLKYEGTNSTLIVDFSANVAVMKQKFEVEHQSRYGFIQSAKKLIVESVSVEVIQKMDTPEEPIISRSRPLNQTPQAVETVRMFTADQWHDTAVYRREDLQPEDSINGPAIIIEKISTIVVEPDWIAKLTEQNHLILQRL, from the coding sequence ATGTTAAAAATATTTGCTGACCGTGGTGGTACATTCACAGATATTGTTGCTGTGACCAATAATCAAGCAATTATAGACAGACTATCAAACCATACCGAACGTTTTTTAATTGTCCCTCTTGCAAACAAAGAATGGGTAATAGTATATAAATTACTTTCCGAAAAACCTGAACAATATCAAGATGCAGTTATCCAAGGTATTCGAGATATCATTGGGCTTGCAAATGATCAACCTATTCCTGATCAAGCAATAGAAGCGGTGAAAATGGGGACAACAGTAGCAACTAATGCACTGTTAGAAAGAGATGGCGATCGCGTGGTTTTAATCATTACCAAAGGCTTCAAAGATGCATTGCGAATTGGCTACCAAAATCGCCCCAATATCTTTGCGCGTCAGATCATTTTACCCACAATGCTTTATGAACAAGTAATTGAGGTAGATGAACGCTATGATGCCAATGGAAAAGAATTAATTTCTGTGAATATTGAACAAGTAAAAAAAGACTTACAAGCAGTTTACCGCACAGGAATTCGTAGTTGTGCAATTGTTTTTATGCACAGCGATCGCTATCCCAATCATGAACAAGAAGTAGCCCAAATTGCCCAAGAAATTGGCTTTACACAAATCTCCATATCTCATCAAATTAGCCCTTTAATGAAGTTAGTAAGTCGAGGAGATACAACAGTTGTAGACGCATATTTAACTCCGATTTTGCGGCGCTATGTTAACCAAGTATCTAGTCAATTACCTAATATCAGATTAATGTTTATGAAATCTGATGGTGGCTTAACTGATGCCGAACAATTTCAAGGAAAAGACAGTATTTTAAGTGGGCCTGCTGGTGGTATTGTTGGTGCAGTACAAACTAGCAAAAGGGCAGGTTTTGATTTAGTTATTACCTTTGATATGGGTGGAACAAGTACAGACGTTGCCCACTTTAAAGGAGAGTATGAACGCCAACTAGATTCCGAAATTGCTGGGGCGCGGATGCGAGTTCCCGTATTAGCAATTAACACAATTGCAGCAGGCGGTGGTTCAATTCTGTTTTTTGATGGTTCTAGTTATCGTGTAGGGCCAGAATCGGCTGGCTCAAATCCTGGGCCTGCTTGTTATCGGCGCGATGGGCCATTAGCGGTGACAGATGCTAATGTTATGTTAGGCAAAATTCATCCGCAATATTTTCCTTCTGTCTTTGGAACTGATGGCAATTTACCCCTAGATCAAGATATTGTCATTCAGAAATTTACTCAACTAGCCCAAGATATTGCAACCATCACAGGAAATCATCGTACTCCCGAACAAGTAGCAGCTGGATTTATTGCCATTGCTGTCGAAAATATGGCAAATGCCATTAAAAAAATTAGTCTACAACGAGGTTATGACGTTACCGAATATGTGCTTTGTTGTTTTGGCGGTGCAGGCGGACAAGTTGCTTGTCTAATTGCCGATACATTAGGCATGAAAAAGATATTTCTTCACCCTTATGCTGGTGTTCTCTCAGCTTATGGCATGGGATTAGCAGATGTCCAGGCTACCAGAGTTACAGGAGTAGAACAACCTCTAACTGAAGAATTAATTCCTCAAATATTCCAGTTAATGGAGTTTTTAGAAACCCAAGCCAGAAGTGAAATTAGCAACAATCAAATAAGCATTGAAAAAGTAGTCCGAAAAGTAAATTTAAAATATGAGGGAACTAACTCTACTTTGATAGTTGACTTTTCTGCAAATGTCGCAGTGATGAAACAAAAATTTGAGGTTGAACATCAATCTCGTTACGGTTTCATCCAATCAGCAAAAAAATTAATTGTTGAATCTGTCTCAGTAGAAGTGATTCAGAAAATGGATACACCTGAAGAACCGATTATTTCGCGTAGCCGTCCTCTCAACCAAACACCTCAAGCTGTTGAAACAGTACGAATGTTTACGGCTGATCAATGGCATGATACTGCCGTTTATCGACGGGAAGATTTACAACCAGAGGATAGTATTAATGGGCCTGCCATCATCATAGAAAAAATCAGCACGATTGTAGTTGAACCTGATTGGATAGCAAAATTAACTGAACAAAATCATTTGATTTTACAACGTCTATGA
- a CDS encoding ABC transporter substrate-binding protein, giving the protein MIEKLAINIELFLQDLNALANKRAILTELDKLIICQCLLGFSRQQIAEFSKLRNQNIGDRLTNNIYPKISELMNVDQEEIAGNWVKIINFLLDPHNGYKLNPAPQLNSDNFQGSFGRQFFLYPPNQEIVKFQIEATKFYQLGLYYQALQYFLMSWNQEIKLYGSGNPEILIYINNCLIEYKKLHLQENGIKIYTLAVVVPFYHNQGSIAAETLRGIAQIQLQVNLLSFEKIALDKEINLDNIKPQIFFSIISTKIALQILIVNDPNNLYSPYNQTAEKLAELAQPLNLIAIIGHYSSEMTKNALQFYAQKGLVLVNSSSTSNELSNLSLVSFFRLTTPDIVNAEKLANYLMQKYSYKITSKLAIIYNKNSIYSTSYRNSIKKHLEKYQSNLIFLEECNYISESYYQVQKYLEYIKEEGVDIIIIIPDGGIEPNSLNNAALISRLNVDNCLIAGTATFYQENVLHWIHEHSQSHSISQDDYQIIACIPWHWHSQDNGCNNSQNNVAQSFCQIGAQLWGEENLNWRSATAFDSVLIILKTLEKYHSQDCQSLLADMNLYFKKDQKQVKGVTGNIQFDQNGDRLNPPAEIVAVKWNTQQHKWQWTI; this is encoded by the coding sequence GTGATAGAAAAACTAGCGATTAATATTGAACTTTTTTTGCAGGATTTAAATGCTTTAGCAAATAAAAGGGCAATCCTCACTGAACTAGATAAACTAATTATTTGTCAATGTTTGCTTGGTTTTTCTCGGCAACAAATAGCAGAGTTCAGCAAGCTGCGTAACCAAAATATTGGAGACAGGCTGACTAATAATATTTATCCTAAAATATCAGAATTAATGAACGTTGACCAAGAGGAAATAGCTGGTAATTGGGTCAAAATTATCAATTTTTTACTTGACCCACACAATGGTTACAAATTAAATCCTGCTCCTCAATTAAATAGTGATAACTTTCAAGGAAGTTTTGGCAGACAATTTTTTCTTTACCCTCCTAATCAGGAAATTGTTAAATTTCAAATTGAAGCTACAAAATTTTACCAATTAGGTCTTTATTATCAAGCACTACAATATTTTTTAATGTCATGGAATCAAGAAATAAAGCTTTATGGAAGTGGTAATCCAGAAATATTGATTTATATTAATAATTGCTTGATTGAGTATAAAAAACTGCATTTACAAGAAAATGGCATTAAAATTTATACTTTAGCTGTTGTTGTGCCGTTTTATCATAATCAAGGTAGCATCGCCGCCGAAACTTTACGAGGGATAGCTCAAATACAATTACAAGTTAATCTTCTCAGCTTTGAAAAAATTGCTTTGGATAAAGAAATAAATTTAGATAATATCAAACCACAAATATTTTTTAGCATTATATCTACTAAAATAGCCTTACAAATTCTAATTGTTAATGACCCCAATAATTTATACTCTCCATATAACCAAACAGCAGAAAAACTAGCTGAATTAGCACAACCATTAAATTTAATCGCTATCATCGGTCATTACTCAAGCGAAATGACCAAAAACGCATTACAATTTTATGCTCAAAAGGGTTTAGTCTTAGTCAATTCTAGTAGTACATCTAATGAACTTTCCAATTTATCTCTAGTTTCTTTTTTTAGATTGACTACTCCAGACATTGTGAATGCTGAAAAATTAGCTAATTATTTGATGCAAAAATATTCTTATAAAATTACATCGAAATTAGCAATTATTTATAATAAAAACAGTATTTATAGTACTTCTTATAGAAATAGTATTAAAAAACATCTAGAAAAATATCAATCTAATTTAATTTTTTTAGAAGAATGTAATTACATAAGTGAATCCTATTATCAAGTCCAAAAATATCTAGAATATATTAAAGAAGAGGGTGTTGACATTATTATTATAATTCCCGATGGAGGAATTGAACCTAATTCTCTTAATAATGCTGCACTCATTAGTCGATTAAATGTTGACAATTGTTTAATAGCTGGAACGGCGACATTTTATCAAGAGAATGTTTTGCATTGGATTCATGAACACAGCCAATCTCATTCAATAAGTCAAGATGATTATCAAATTATTGCTTGTATTCCTTGGCATTGGCATAGTCAAGATAATGGCTGCAATAACTCTCAGAATAATGTAGCTCAAAGTTTTTGTCAAATAGGCGCTCAATTATGGGGAGAGGAAAATTTAAATTGGCGCAGTGCAACAGCTTTCGATTCAGTATTAATAATTTTGAAAACTCTAGAAAAGTATCACAGTCAAGATTGCCAATCTTTACTTGCAGACATGAATTTATATTTCAAAAAAGATCAAAAACAAGTAAAAGGAGTTACAGGAAATATACAGTTTGATCAAAATGGCGATCGCCTGAATCCTCCAGCAGAAATAGTGGCTGTAAAATGGAATACCCAACAGCACAAATGGCAATGGACAATCTGA
- a CDS encoding DEAD/DEAH box helicase — translation MSWMVPFHKLDPEQRNMINQIRSNPRRNHWIKGFVGSGKSVVLVHTLIQLKTSNPRLNVCLALFTHSLIAMFETGIPEEIKKNLRITTCESFRNKPEKYDLIIVDEVQDLSPDVLELMEKYSQQLIVAGDSDQSIYEDRVTPQQIEKLINPMIHELTILHRLTNKIIDIARVIFPDNRLEKAKRSRLENVDVTLGIAQKIEEEVGYVWDQASEYLKSGVITAILFSKKIDIVQFVNLILATYGYKPWNVKKNNFNDYDFNDFNTYLKTCNLPIQYLGNGHGNLNKSSEEFKKASKVYLMTYHSAKGLDFETVFLPILNSQNKIWSKLDKAKNLLFVAMTRSRLNLFITYTGTPNSDVKQIPNNLLRTIYLPLNKNQARGNKNETIVEDDDDFIF, via the coding sequence ATGTCATGGATGGTTCCATTTCATAAATTAGATCCAGAACAACGTAATATGATTAATCAAATCCGGTCAAATCCAAGACGTAACCACTGGATTAAAGGTTTTGTAGGTTCTGGGAAATCTGTTGTACTTGTGCATACTCTCATTCAGTTGAAAACATCTAATCCTCGGCTAAATGTTTGTCTTGCTCTTTTCACACATAGTTTGATTGCTATGTTTGAAACAGGTATCCCAGAAGAAATCAAAAAAAATCTACGAATCACAACATGCGAATCTTTTAGGAATAAACCTGAAAAATACGATTTGATTATAGTGGATGAAGTACAGGATTTGTCCCCTGATGTGCTTGAACTTATGGAAAAATATTCTCAGCAGCTAATAGTAGCAGGAGATTCAGACCAGTCAATATACGAAGATAGAGTCACGCCACAGCAGATAGAGAAATTGATCAATCCAATGATCCATGAATTGACAATTTTACATCGACTAACCAACAAAATTATTGACATAGCAAGAGTTATTTTTCCAGACAACCGCTTAGAGAAAGCAAAAAGATCACGACTTGAGAATGTAGATGTCACACTTGGTATAGCTCAAAAAATAGAGGAAGAAGTAGGCTATGTTTGGGATCAAGCATCTGAATATCTGAAATCTGGTGTGATTACAGCTATTCTTTTTTCCAAAAAAATAGACATAGTACAATTCGTTAATCTAATACTGGCTACATATGGTTATAAACCTTGGAATGTGAAAAAAAATAATTTTAATGATTATGATTTTAACGATTTCAATACATATTTAAAAACTTGTAATTTACCTATCCAGTATTTAGGAAACGGACATGGTAATTTGAATAAATCATCAGAGGAGTTTAAGAAAGCATCAAAGGTGTATTTGATGACTTATCATAGTGCCAAAGGCTTAGATTTTGAAACTGTTTTTTTACCCATCTTAAACAGCCAAAATAAAATATGGAGTAAACTAGATAAAGCTAAAAATCTCTTATTTGTAGCTATGACACGAAGCCGCTTAAATTTATTTATTACCTATACAGGTACACCCAATTCTGATGTAAAGCAAATACCCAACAATTTACTGCGTACAATTTACTTGCCTTTAAATAAAAATCAGGCAAGAGGAAATAAAAATGAGACAATAGTTGAAGATGATGATGATTTTATATTTTAA